The genomic stretch CCGAGCCTGAAACCATAAAAGCAATGGAGGATTTTTACAAGGAAATCTACGCAGTTAACGGAGTGTCAGACCTCAAGTTCCCAGAAAACTATCCAGTCTCACGATTGTTAGGTTGTTACTCTTGATTTCTGTGTTTTAGAAACTAGAATAATTATTAAGTTTATTGTCATAAAGAGAAGGGTTTATTTGCTAATGTGATTGATCTGTTGATTTGCTTACACGGATCCTAAGACGTGCTATTTTTTGGCCGTGGaatatgatggaataaagcaaccTAGCTTGCTAAACTATTTGCAATTGTTTTATTATGAAGTAGCAAATTCATCATGAGTCACGTAGAAATTGCTCCCCAAAACAAGGGTAATTCTTTATTTTCACCTCACAACCCCGCAACCCCAACCCTTTCATAAGTAGGAGCCTTAAACgaactggggtaatgttgttgtcgcAATGTTGTGCATTTGTGTGATGGTGGTTGTTACTTCAACTTTTGATATGTTTTCCGGATGTCCCAAAGAAATGTCCTTTTATAACTTAGGCTTTGAAGTATTGTATTTGTATTGGACTATATTACCGGTGAGCCAATCTGCCTCTCTTGTTTTGATTTATCATGTTATCATTCTTCATATTACTGAGAAAAGGTTCATCACTAGATCTTTCCCTTAAAAATAGTTGACTTGTTGCATACAGTTAGAATGTTTCTTTCTATGATGTTTCATATGGTTTACACTTTACACTTCAACGTTTATAGGTTCTAGTATTCTAGGTACTTGCATTCCAACAAATGAGCCTATTTTCTTCGTTGTTAATACTGGTTATTGTTGTTCATTTGTATTTGATTAGGTATTTCAGTTCTTATCTTATCTCCTTACAGAATTTCCTTTTAAGAGCAGGTTGTGTGGAGGTGGTTGGATGTATTACATGTGATGAACTCCAACGCTGGGAGGAAATGCCAGAAGGGGTAAATTCTATTCTCTTTTTTAGGTTGTCATTTTAATTTACTTCCCTCAAAGGCAGCATTGAGATACTGCTTCTTATTCTTTGGTTAGGTTTGCATGTGTCCTCTAACATGAGTATTTTGTTTCGTCACAGGTCAGACTTGAGGGGCAAACAGACTATTGCTGGCTGTGTGAGCAGCCACAGGTAAAGAATCGTGAAATTCActatttcatttccatgtgtaTGAATGGATGGTTgatattaattcgtttaatttccTTGGTTTATTATTGCAGAAACTGATCATACCATTTGAAATGCGAGGCCGTCAAGGTGTGTACAACTTAGAAAGGAAGGTATATGTGAATATATTAGATTTGGTTATATTTTTAATTGTGGGATATAATCTCTGTCACTGCGTGTCTTTCCTTTTGCGGATGTAATCGTACAGAACATGGTACTCAAGGTGTTGGTATGAAATATATAGCGACTCTTATCAATAGAATATTTCTCTTAGAAGAGCCAAAAACGGAAGCTGAGATCACAATAGTAGATAAGAGAGATGTTTTGGTGATTTTAGGCCTTATTTCTCAAACATCTCTTCATACCCAAAGATGGATTCTTGATTCTGTGTTTTAGAAATTACAATATGTATATCAGGGAGGTAGTTTTTTTTAGTTATAGAGAAGGGTTTGTTTGCCAGTGTTGATCGGTTGGTTTACTTTGATGGAGTCATAGGCACACTATTCTGTGGCCTTGAACTAGGATGGAATAATTGAATAAACCATGGTTTAAAATTGTGGTGTCGGTTGCGATCGCGGTAGCGGTGTTGCGGAATCTCCCTTGATTCGGCCGCCGCACTCCTAGTCGTGGTTATCGCGGTGATATTTATTTTACAAGCTTTTGTAGATATTTTATCACCTATTGGCTATTTCATAAAAAGTTAAAATTAATTCTAACTAGAATAATTAGTTTGACCGATGTTACACACTTCTTAAGAGCTTTTCATTACAAAATTTGGCCCCTACAAGTTATAACGTGTTCATCTCAGTTCATTGCTAGCTGTATCAGGCTGAGTAGGCCGATGCACGTCATAAATCGGTCATCTCGGCCgatattttcctatctttaaTTTACTCGTTACATCTCGGGATATCTCGTATTGGCCGCCGGCAATACGATACGTCTCGGCCGAGATTTTAAACCATGCAATAAATTATACCGGTAAAAATGCGTATTCTAATTGCTTTGAGAAGAGCCAGAGAGGCAAACTCTTTAAGTTAGTGTCTGACACTCATATTCAAGTGTAATTACATATGATATAATGGTAGGATTTTTTATTTTTGTGCTCATTTTCGACCTACCGCTACTAACGGGATACATTCGAACTGTTGTTGGGTTTTGGAAATAGATATATGAGGGAGCAGTAAGAGGTCTGCGTCCAGTGGAAGCGCCATATCCTATCAAATTTCCACTACCAGATCCGAAGTATTCTTTCTCACTGAAACCGGGATCACTTAAACCTGGCACTTCTAAGGCCTCCAGGTTAGAAATTTCGTCCAGTCTCAGTGAGGCTATAGCTGGCGCCCGTGGCGCAGCGTCACAATTCTCGAAGGAAAAGACGGTTGAATCTGTTGTAGTCCATGAAACAGACTCTTCTGTTTCTGTGAGGACAAGGAACAAATCAAAGGAGAATGATCAAAATGTAGCTGGCAGCAGTATCAACTAGCTTGTCAATTATTAAGCTTCAAGGATGGTTATTCAGGTATATATATATTCTCTTATGACTTTTGAGGTAATAAACTAATGATCTCCAAAATGTTACTCCGTATAAAATAGGGTCTTCTTATGATATGACATTATTTTTACAAATTCTAAGATGTACCCACAGTTTTCCAAAATTATGCAACCTCTGAACAGTGAACACAATGGATAATTCTTCAAATGACCTAAATGCGCAAGTTTCGCTCTTTTAAAAGTGATGTTCGCCAAGTTTTGTTGATTTCTCATCCATAATACATAGAGCAAAACTTGAGCATTTaggttattttttgttttttcatcAGTAAATAACTTTTCATGACTAGATTTGACCATTTAAAAAACCGGAATTATAATACTTGGGTAGTTTTGAAACTAATCATTGAGTTTAGGGGTACATTAGATGATTTTAGAAAACCGAGGGCCGATGCTAAAATTTGGAAAAACTCGGGGGTACACgtagaaaaccctaaaaaaaattcTGTGGATTTGCATATGCTTCATGTGTTATCTTTATTTTAATGGTGATGAATTGCTTACAAACTAGCTCATAGTTGGTTGTTTAAAAACTACTCCGTAGATCATAGTAGTTTAATGGTGATGAATTGTAACTTGAGCAGATATCTCTAACTACCATGTTATGGATCTTATAAGAATCATATGTATTGCATATGCCCCATTTGATGTCTCGTCTGATGTCCCATTTTACCCCCCTCCGAGTTATGATAGAGTATGTTTTGAAATAAAGAACGAGGTAAAATAGGTGAGAGGAGGATTAGACACTAagagtgtgtttggattgagggatttggagggaaaagaaagggagggagagtagggatctaaaatcccttgtttggatagcaaaaaagGGTGGacggaaatggagggggagagatttggagggatccattttccctcctccaaggcaaatcaaaatctctccacaataggcaagatttggaaggaattgtatccaaacatttgccctccccttcccttacctccctttcccttccctccttccccctcccctcctttccctccacttttgctatccaaacacaccctaaatggGGTAGATGATCTTCACACGAGAAGTGAAGGGAAGAGAAAGTATGATTATTGATTAGGAATATATAATCGATAAGCTCTTAATGCAATATCTAGTTTTCTAATTAAAACTTGTCTAAACACCATTTTATCACTATAGCATCTTTCTCCCCTGCATCTCCCTCATAAAAGAATCCATTGCATACTACATAGCATTTGTTATTACATCCCACCGAATAAAAACGATCTATCCCCTAGTATATTACTCCGTGCCATATTCCTGGTAAAACAGAGGGCTGCTGTTTTTTTAGGACCGTATGGCCATTGATAAGGTTCGTATATATCGCAGGTCTCTTTCGCAGTTGCCAGGGCAATGACTTTCGTGACATGAGATTATGATCAACATTCCAACATGGGCAGGCATGTCTTGGTTAGGTGCCATCTGTAAATATGTCAACTTTCTACCAGACTTGCTGTGATAATCGCGTGTAAACTTCATTCATGCAGAATAAATAGTTTCCATGATTTCTCATGGAAACCAAGCTTGCTTCAGCTAATGATATTGATCTTTGTACCATCATACTTTAAATAGAATATCTTAGTAATGTAATGTaagggtcaataataatttacaTTGATTACGATAGTACTGAAACTCGGTGTAGTGCCCATCAATTGATACTTGGTGCTTTTGGAATTGCGTTAACATGAAGGTCAAGAAACTCTTAAGACCCTCAAATCTCTGGTATATCATGTAGTCATGTAGTGGGTAACTGGGTTGGATGAAGATGGATCACGTCATGCTGGATTCGgacatatttggggtcaataatGCTAATCTGGTCTGATCCATCATATAGGTTTCGGACATCTCTCCGGTCGATAGCGAGAATCTGGTCTGATCCATCATAATTCATACAGATTCAGACATATTTTGAGTCGATACTGTTAATATGGTTGAATCATCATTGGATGATAACTCAAGTCGGATTTAGTGTTATCAGTATGAGGCTAGATTATGAGATGAAATTCAATTGTGTGTTCAAATTGAAAACGATAATATTGTAAAATCGATTTATCTTGTTTTGAACATATTATTAAGGGtttttttgtcagaaactaccttttatttagggtcatttgtgaacaactacctttcactttatttttggctttcaattaccttttatttcttcattttgcaaaagactaccaaaaatccaCTTTTGACGAAAAAAAGTCAACTTTCCGGCGTTGACTtgctcttttctccctttttcaCACATATAACCCATATTTCTCCCTTTGTTCACCTAACAAAATCCGATAAAGCTCATCTTCATGCCCAACACCTTATCAAAAGTTTGTTCAAAGCAATATCAACGAATCAACCATCTCAATCTCCATCTCCATCGTGAACTTTACTACCACTTTCACCTCCACTCTTACATTTCAACAACCTTATAAACCACTCATGATTCATCAACCTACTGTCCATCTAAGTCATATTAAAGTACATTCTTTCTCTCTTCATGGGTAAGATGGTGGGTATAAGAAAACTAATGAGATAGTAGCACACAAGTAATCTTAAGAGTGAATCCATGATTATTTTCGAATAGTTAACACTAGGAGTTAATTTTGCCAAAAAGGTCATAATAGATCATTATTGTTGAAGTATTATTTACCATGTTAAGACTAATATCAATGATGATTTTGTTTCGGTGATTAGGACTTTGATTCGGGTAAGAGATAGACAAATTGAGGTGATTAATGTTGGGTTTAATCAATCTTTATCATCGATTATTAGGGTTATGAAGTAAAGAGTTAGATTTAACATGAAATGGTAAGTCAACGCCGAAAAGTTAAGACTTTTTTTTGCCGGAAGTGGATTTTTGGTAGActttcgcaaaatgaagaaatgaaaggtagttgaaagccaaaaataaaataaaaggtaattgttcacaaatgACCTTAAATAAAAGGCAGTTTCTGACAAAAAACCCTATTATTAATCTAAAAAACTCTCAAATTCTTTTAATCATCAAGTCAAATATCATTAGTAGTTTGTCCTCGGTCGGGCTGGTTCAGTTTTTCTTCACCAAATTTTAGGGTTTCAATCGGTTCAAGTCAATTTTAGGAATCCCGTCGAGTTTAATTTCTTCCTCTACAATTCGATTTTAAGAATCCCGTCAACGTATATATCATCGTTTCAAATTACGAAATTTATAAACAATCACATAATCCTCAATCAATGGGATCAAATCATAAAAACTACAAATTCATccccaaaaaataaataaataaataaacaaattaaatttCCCTTATAAACTAAATGTCTTCTCAA from Silene latifolia isolate original U9 population chromosome 5, ASM4854445v1, whole genome shotgun sequence encodes the following:
- the LOC141656509 gene encoding uncharacterized protein LOC141656509, encoding MRRNNGGNYTNPCLTMHQPWASLLIHGIKRVEGRSWPSPIRGRLWIHAASKVPEPETIKAMEDFYKEIYAVNGVSDLKFPENYPVSRLLGCVEVVGCITCDELQRWEEMPEGVRLEGQTDYCWLCEQPQKLIIPFEMRGRQGVYNLERKIYEGAVRGLRPVEAPYPIKFPLPDPKYSFSLKPGSLKPGTSKASRLEISSSLSEAIAGARGAASQFSKEKTVESVVVHETDSSVSVRTRNKSKENDQNVAGSSIN